AGAGCAGTATAGAACTCCAGGACGAGCCGCTTCAGAGCTATTATGGCTTGCATATTCACTTGGGGATATTCAAGGGAAAACAATTGCCGATTTAGGTGCTGGGACGGGAGTTTTAACAGTTGGGGCCCTTTTATTAGGTGCAAAAAAGGTTTATGCGGTTGAAGTTGATCCAGATGCAGTTCGCATTCTTAAGAGAAATTTAAAGAAGCTGGGATTTGAGGATAAGGTTGACATTCTTAACTCCAATGTTTCTGAATTCTTTGAAAGAGTTGATACCGTCATTATGAATCCCCCCTTTGGAAGTCAGAAGAGACATGCTGACAGACCA
This is a stretch of genomic DNA from Pyrococcus sp. ST04. It encodes these proteins:
- a CDS encoding METTL5 family protein — encoded protein: MKKKELEIILSKLEGFENPKPHLEQYRTPGRAASELLWLAYSLGDIQGKTIADLGAGTGVLTVGALLLGAKKVYAVEVDPDAVRILKRNLKKLGFEDKVDILNSNVSEFFERVDTVIMNPPFGSQKRHADRPFLLKAFEIADVVYSIHLGKKEVRMFIEKFARDNGFVITHRLTTSIEIPAQFFFHRKRLERVVVDIYRFTILNQSAVKSLY